A region of Bacteroidia bacterium DNA encodes the following proteins:
- a CDS encoding ammonium transporter, which yields MLDTGSTGFMLLACSLVMLMTPGLAFFYGGLATKRNILGVMIQSFVSLGWTTVLWVIFGYSLCFSGGEGGIFGNFDKAFLQGVGMDSMYTNGQIPEFVFIAYQMMFAIITPALITGAFAGRVTFKSYMIFLTVWQVLVYYPFVHMIWGGGLLAQWGVLDFAGGIVVHATAGFAALASVFYVGARVDKNSTPNSIPLVAIGSGLLWFGWYGFNAGSEVAVDNVTSLAFLNTDIAASFATMSWLVIEWTREKKPKLIGLLTGSIAGLATITPCAGLVPLWASPIIGTAAGIVCYLAVQLKNKMKWDDALDVWGVHGIGGVFGTIMLGVFASKAVNAAGADGLIYGNSSFFVKELVAVAAASAYAFIFTYLMLIIINFITPVKVSESDERIGLDVALHGEKAYDEGAL from the coding sequence ATGTTAGATACAGGATCAACCGGATTTATGCTTCTAGCTTGTAGTCTGGTAATGCTTATGACACCAGGTCTTGCCTTTTTCTATGGCGGACTTGCAACAAAAAGAAATATTCTTGGAGTTATGATTCAGAGTTTTGTCTCATTAGGTTGGACAACTGTACTCTGGGTTATTTTCGGTTATTCGCTTTGCTTTAGTGGAGGCGAAGGTGGTATTTTTGGAAATTTCGACAAAGCATTTTTGCAAGGTGTTGGGATGGACAGTATGTATACAAACGGACAAATTCCTGAATTTGTATTTATTGCTTATCAGATGATGTTTGCAATTATTACTCCAGCTCTTATAACTGGTGCTTTTGCTGGTCGTGTAACATTTAAATCATACATGATATTTTTAACAGTATGGCAGGTTCTTGTTTATTATCCATTTGTTCACATGATTTGGGGTGGTGGATTATTAGCACAATGGGGTGTTCTTGATTTTGCAGGTGGTATTGTTGTTCATGCAACTGCAGGTTTTGCAGCTTTAGCTTCTGTATTTTATGTTGGTGCCAGAGTTGATAAAAACTCAACACCTAATAGCATTCCTCTGGTTGCAATTGGAAGTGGGTTATTATGGTTTGGATGGTATGGCTTTAACGCAGGAAGTGAAGTTGCTGTGGATAATGTTACATCATTAGCATTTTTAAATACAGATATTGCTGCTTCATTTGCAACTATGTCGTGGTTAGTAATTGAATGGACACGAGAAAAGAAACCAAAACTAATTGGATTGTTAACTGGTTCTATTGCGGGTTTGGCAACAATAACACCGTGCGCAGGACTAGTTCCTTTATGGGCATCTCCAATAATTGGAACTGCAGCAGGTATAGTTTGTTACCTAGCGGTACAATTAAAGAACAAAATGAAATGGGATGATGCTCTTGATGTATGGGGAGTACATGGTATTGGTGGAGTATTCGGAACCATCATGTTAGGTGTTTTTGCATCCAAAGCAGTAAACGCTGCCGGAGCAGACGGATTAATTTACGGCAATAGTTCATTTTTTGTTAAAGAATTAGTTGCTGTTGCTGCTGCTTCAGCTTATGCTTTTATTTTTACATATTTAATGTTAATTATTATAAACTTTATAACACCTGTGAAAGTCTCTGAAAGCGATGAAAGAATCGGTCTCGACGTAGCTCTTCATGGTGAAAAAGCTTATGATGAAGGAGCATTATAA
- a CDS encoding response regulator, which yields MNNKSNILIIDDERQIRKLIEITLESNNYNVIEASCAKEGLQMAAMHPPDLIILDLGLPDEDGQSILVKLRDWYISPIIILSVRSSETDIIQALDNGANDYLVKPFRTGELLARIRNALRNKSDSNNQSCIKFQNITIDLNTRIIKKDNIVLKLTSTEYSLITLLARNENKVLTHQYILKEIWGPGYVEQSQYLRVFIAQIRKKIEENPNQPKIIITESGIGYRLVGEDI from the coding sequence ATGAATAATAAATCAAACATACTTATAATTGATGATGAAAGACAGATTCGAAAACTTATCGAAATAACACTAGAATCCAATAATTATAATGTTATTGAGGCATCATGTGCTAAAGAAGGTTTGCAAATGGCTGCAATGCATCCTCCAGACCTTATAATACTTGACCTTGGTTTACCCGATGAAGACGGACAAAGCATTTTAGTAAAATTAAGAGATTGGTACATTTCACCTATAATTATTTTATCAGTTCGTAGTTCTGAGACAGATATTATACAAGCTTTAGACAATGGGGCAAACGATTATTTAGTAAAGCCATTTCGTACAGGTGAACTTTTGGCTAGAATAAGAAATGCACTTAGAAATAAATCTGATTCAAATAATCAATCATGTATTAAATTTCAGAATATAACAATTGACCTTAATACAAGAATAATAAAAAAAGATAATATAGTATTAAAACTTACTTCAACTGAATATTCACTAATAACGCTTCTTGCCAGAAACGAAAATAAAGTTCTTACTCATCAGTATATTCTTAAAGAAATATGGGGACCCGGATATGTGGAACAATCTCAGTATTTAAGAGTTTTTATTGCACAAATCCGAAAAAAAATTGAAGAAAATCCTAATCAGCCTAAAATAATAATTACTGAATCTGGCATTGGCTATAGATTAGTAGGTGAAGATATTTAA
- a CDS encoding ABC transporter permease: MRKRVDTISLVFILLAGLLLLFIIAPLVGMFITTTPLSLFDAAKETDVQKSIWLTISTSIAATLIFSFVAIPLAYLLARKNFIFKKIILGIINIPVIIPHSAAGIALLGIISRDTFLGKIADSLGFSFVNNPAGIIVAMAFVSIPYLINAAIDGFINVPERLEKVALTLGASKTKVFFSITLPLAWRSILTGLVMMWGRGLSEFGAVIIIAYHPMITPVMIFERFNSYGLQYAKPVTVLFISICLLIFIAMKLISRKTRNAES; encoded by the coding sequence ATGCGCAAAAGAGTAGATACAATCAGTTTGGTCTTTATTTTACTTGCAGGATTACTCTTGTTATTCATAATTGCACCATTGGTTGGAATGTTTATCACAACCACTCCCCTATCATTATTTGACGCTGCTAAAGAAACTGATGTGCAAAAAAGTATCTGGCTAACAATATCCACATCTATTGCTGCTACTTTAATTTTTTCTTTTGTCGCAATACCTCTGGCTTATTTGCTCGCAAGAAAAAACTTCATCTTTAAAAAAATAATACTCGGAATAATCAATATACCTGTAATCATTCCACATTCGGCTGCAGGTATTGCACTGCTTGGAATTATTTCAAGAGATACATTTTTAGGAAAAATTGCAGATTCTTTAGGATTTAGTTTTGTGAACAATCCTGCCGGAATTATTGTTGCAATGGCATTTGTAAGTATTCCATATTTAATAAATGCCGCAATTGATGGCTTTATAAATGTACCTGAAAGACTAGAAAAAGTAGCTTTAACATTAGGTGCTTCAAAAACAAAAGTGTTTTTTTCGATAACACTACCATTAGCATGGAGAAGTATTCTTACTGGTTTAGTCATGATGTGGGGAAGAGGTTTAAGTGAATTTGGTGCAGTAATAATAATAGCATATCATCCTATGATTACACCTGTAATGATTTTTGAAAGGTTCAATTCATATGGATTACAATATGCAAAACCTGTAACAGTTCTTTTTATAAGTATTTGTCTACTGATTTTTATTGCAATGAAACTTATTTCAAGAAAGACAAGAAATGCTGAATCTTAA
- a CDS encoding cation:proton antiporter: MIKKLLTYLTIIGVFVSLIWVIIDKGNQIVRTEKVELKENITNTITFADKAKPVVIDSQENIFHQLMSNIKYPLSILLLQVIVILLFSRVFGVIFKKLGQQTVIGEIIAGIFLGPSILGWLFPDLSAVIFPKESFISLQFLSQIGLAFFMFVIGMELDLSKIKNKAHDAVIISHVSIIFPFFLGTCLSYYIYQELAPQNISFISFALFMGIAMSITAFPVLARIIKERGLTRTPMGVLAITCAAADDVTAWCLLAAVIAIVKAGSIISSLFTIGLAIVYIIIMLKLVKPWLQKISDKRFKENKIDKTIIAITFFILLLSAYFTEIIGIHALFGSFIAGVIMPNNIRFKNVVTNKIEDISTVLLLPIFFAFTGLRTQIGLLNSGHLWAICGIVIFVAVLGKFGGSAFTAKIVGRSWKESLSIGALMNTRGLMELIVLNIGYDLGILSPQIFAIMVLMALSTTFMTGPLLDLINYFFKNRVIKSSC, from the coding sequence ATGATAAAAAAACTATTAACATATCTTACAATTATTGGAGTCTTTGTTTCGCTTATTTGGGTAATTATTGATAAGGGAAATCAAATTGTAAGAACAGAAAAAGTTGAACTTAAAGAAAATATTACTAATACAATTACTTTTGCAGATAAGGCAAAGCCAGTAGTTATTGATTCTCAGGAAAATATTTTTCATCAATTAATGAGTAATATTAAATATCCATTAAGTATATTATTATTACAGGTAATTGTAATATTGTTATTTTCAAGAGTTTTTGGTGTTATTTTTAAAAAATTAGGGCAACAAACTGTAATTGGAGAAATAATAGCGGGTATATTTCTTGGTCCTTCAATATTAGGATGGTTATTTCCTGATTTATCTGCTGTAATATTTCCAAAGGAATCGTTTATTTCTTTACAATTTTTAAGTCAAATTGGGTTGGCGTTTTTTATGTTTGTAATAGGAATGGAATTAGATTTAAGTAAAATTAAAAATAAAGCTCACGACGCTGTTATTATAAGCCATGTAAGTATAATATTTCCATTTTTTCTTGGTACATGCTTGTCTTATTATATCTATCAGGAATTAGCACCTCAAAATATTAGTTTTATTTCGTTTGCTTTATTTATGGGAATTGCAATGAGTATAACTGCTTTTCCAGTCTTAGCTAGAATTATTAAAGAAAGAGGATTAACCCGAACGCCAATGGGCGTGTTAGCAATTACCTGTGCTGCAGCTGATGATGTAACAGCATGGTGTTTACTTGCAGCAGTAATTGCAATAGTAAAAGCAGGAAGTATTATTAGTTCTTTGTTCACAATTGGTTTAGCTATAGTTTACATAATAATTATGCTTAAACTAGTTAAACCCTGGTTGCAAAAGATAAGTGATAAAAGATTTAAAGAAAATAAAATAGATAAAACAATTATTGCTATTACTTTTTTCATTTTGTTGTTATCTGCTTATTTTACTGAGATAATAGGAATTCATGCATTATTTGGTTCATTTATAGCAGGTGTAATTATGCCCAATAATATTCGTTTTAAAAATGTTGTAACAAATAAAATAGAAGATATAAGTACAGTTCTGTTATTACCAATATTTTTTGCGTTTACTGGGCTTCGTACTCAAATTGGATTATTAAATTCAGGTCATTTATGGGCTATATGTGGCATAGTAATTTTTGTTGCTGTTTTAGGAAAGTTTGGTGGAAGTGCTTTTACTGCAAAAATTGTTGGACGTTCATGGAAAGAATCTCTTTCAATTGGAGCATTAATGAATACAAGAGGACTTATGGAACTTATTGTTTTAAATATAGGTTATGATTTAGGTATTTTAAGTCCGCAAATATTTGCAATTATGGTGTTAATGGCTCTCAGTACTACATTTATGACAGGTCCTCTGTTAGATTTAATAAATTACTTCTTTAAAAACAGAGTGATAAAAAGTAGTTGTTAG
- a CDS encoding DUF4118 domain-containing protein, with the protein MLKFFSNKTLFHQYLLSIGITLLISIICFSISDLLGYQTVALILLFTVSILATVLTVYPVLVSAVLSALIWDFFFIPPHFTFHVEKSEDILMLCMYFIIALLNGILTSKIKQFENISRQKEEKLNALKLYDTLFNSISHELRTPLTTIIGASENLITNDKVLLEKDKQELQSEIHIASNRLNRLIDNLLNMSRLDSGFIKPKMNWCDINDLINSAVSRLKEDIVYQNIEIKTNTENSIIWLDFGLIEQALYNVIHNAIVHTSDKTKIVITAEYIKGHMIISIADNGEGFINAGGEKPFEKFYRSPELKTGGLGLGLSIVKGFVSAHNGNVEIKKNIPTGTVVIIKIPTNTPLINSENE; encoded by the coding sequence ATGCTTAAATTTTTCTCTAATAAAACCCTGTTTCATCAATATCTGTTAAGCATAGGAATTACACTTCTAATTTCAATTATTTGTTTTTCGATTTCTGACTTATTAGGTTATCAAACTGTTGCTCTTATTCTATTGTTTACAGTTTCTATATTAGCAACAGTTTTAACAGTATACCCAGTTCTTGTTTCTGCAGTTTTAAGTGCACTTATATGGGATTTCTTCTTTATTCCACCACATTTTACTTTTCACGTCGAAAAATCAGAAGACATTCTAATGTTATGTATGTATTTCATTATTGCCCTATTAAATGGGATACTAACTTCGAAAATAAAACAGTTCGAGAATATTTCAAGGCAAAAAGAAGAAAAATTAAATGCTTTAAAACTTTACGATACCTTATTCAATTCTATTTCTCATGAATTACGAACACCACTTACTACAATTATTGGCGCATCTGAAAACTTAATAACAAATGATAAAGTATTATTAGAAAAAGATAAACAAGAATTACAAAGTGAAATACATATTGCATCAAACAGATTAAACAGACTGATTGACAATTTACTAAACATGTCCAGATTAGATTCGGGATTTATAAAACCCAAAATGAATTGGTGTGATATTAATGATTTAATTAATTCTGCTGTATCCAGACTAAAAGAAGATATAGTATATCAAAATATCGAAATTAAAACGAATACAGAAAATTCTATTATCTGGTTGGACTTTGGACTAATTGAACAAGCACTGTACAATGTTATTCATAATGCAATTGTACACACTTCTGATAAAACAAAAATTGTTATAACAGCTGAATATATTAAAGGACATATGATTATTAGCATTGCAGATAACGGAGAAGGATTTATAAATGCAGGAGGGGAAAAACCATTTGAAAAATTTTATCGATCGCCTGAATTAAAAACAGGTGGTCTGGGGCTAGGATTATCGATAGTCAAAGGATTTGTCAGCGCACATAATGGCAATGTTGAAATAAAGAAAAATATTCCTACAGGAACTGTTGTTATTATAAAAATTCCAACAAATACTCCTTTAATAAATTCAGAAAATGAATAA
- a CDS encoding APC family permease: MNNENNIKGKLKNTFIGKARDLTDRSVFQRISLVAFFAWVGLGSDPLSSSCYGPEEIMRNLTGHGNLGIFVAILTVITIFVISTSYRQIINLFPQGGGGYIVATKLISPTIGMISGSALLIDYMLTITLSISSGADAFFSFLPAEWHGYKLIFSFFILLVLVVLNLRGVKESVMLLTPVFIAFILTHAILIGYSIFTHIGDAPELVRNTGVEMSNSISQLGVFGTIFLILKAYSMGAGTYTGIEAVSNGIPNLREPKVKTAQKTMLLLSVSLAIAAFGLIISYYLFDVKISPTKTLNAVLVETATSGWNYYIGQGFVFLTLISEAALLFVAAQTGFLDGPRVMANMAHDNWFPRKFTHLSDRLVSQNGILIMGGAAFLLLYFSKGAVSWLVILYSINVFITFTLSQFGMVRHWILVRKEEKKWFWKMAINGIGLIMTTFILFTVLILKFEEGGWITVVITGVLSIIAVIIKRHYNFVRKEIIEIQKKIKQVIPDIISVMKSRMTKTNNNNSEIKTNRTVVLLVNGYGGLGLYSLFKTLNDFNGNYQNIVFVEVGIMNSSRFKGFEQIDKLKENIEIDMKKYIYVAEKLGLHGDSYYAIGTDVVEEIDKLIPVISEKYPNPVFVGGQLIFEGNTFFNKLLHNYTIFAIQRNLYKHGITTIVIPIPMKISELMAVLPNESNY, translated from the coding sequence ATGAACAACGAAAATAATATTAAAGGAAAACTTAAGAATACCTTTATTGGCAAAGCCAGAGACTTAACTGACAGATCAGTTTTTCAGAGAATTTCATTGGTGGCATTTTTTGCATGGGTAGGCTTAGGATCCGATCCATTATCTTCATCTTGTTATGGTCCGGAAGAAATAATGAGAAACCTTACAGGTCACGGAAACTTAGGAATATTCGTAGCTATCTTAACAGTTATTACAATCTTTGTTATAAGTACAAGTTACAGACAAATAATTAATCTTTTTCCTCAGGGAGGCGGTGGTTATATAGTTGCAACAAAGTTAATTTCTCCAACTATAGGAATGATTTCAGGTAGTGCATTATTGATTGATTATATGCTTACCATTACACTTTCAATTTCCAGTGGTGCCGATGCATTTTTTAGTTTCTTACCTGCTGAATGGCATGGATATAAACTTATTTTTTCATTCTTTATACTATTAGTGTTAGTTGTATTAAATTTAAGAGGAGTTAAAGAATCTGTTATGCTTTTAACACCGGTATTTATTGCTTTTATTTTAACACATGCAATTTTAATTGGATACAGCATATTTACTCATATTGGAGATGCTCCTGAATTAGTTAGAAATACAGGTGTCGAAATGAGTAATTCTATTTCTCAGCTTGGTGTATTTGGTACTATTTTTCTGATTTTAAAAGCTTACAGTATGGGTGCCGGAACATATACAGGTATAGAAGCAGTAAGCAATGGCATTCCAAATTTAAGAGAACCTAAAGTAAAAACTGCGCAAAAAACGATGCTTTTGCTTTCTGTATCATTGGCAATTGCAGCTTTCGGTTTAATTATTTCATATTATTTGTTTGATGTTAAGATTAGCCCTACAAAAACTCTTAATGCTGTTTTAGTAGAAACTGCTACTTCAGGTTGGAATTATTATATTGGACAAGGTTTTGTTTTTCTTACTTTGATTTCAGAAGCAGCACTACTATTTGTTGCTGCTCAAACCGGCTTTTTAGATGGACCAAGGGTAATGGCTAATATGGCTCATGATAATTGGTTCCCCAGAAAATTTACGCATCTAAGCGATAGACTTGTCTCTCAGAATGGAATTCTGATTATGGGTGGAGCTGCATTTCTTTTACTTTATTTCTCAAAAGGTGCAGTTTCATGGTTGGTTATATTATATAGTATAAATGTTTTTATAACATTTACTCTTTCACAATTTGGAATGGTAAGGCATTGGATTTTGGTTAGAAAAGAAGAGAAAAAATGGTTCTGGAAAATGGCAATAAATGGAATAGGGTTAATAATGACAACATTTATTCTGTTTACAGTTTTGATTTTAAAATTTGAAGAGGGTGGTTGGATAACAGTTGTTATAACTGGCGTTTTATCGATAATTGCAGTAATTATTAAAAGACACTACAACTTTGTCAGAAAAGAAATAATTGAAATTCAAAAGAAAATAAAGCAAGTAATTCCCGATATTATTTCAGTAATGAAATCTAGAATGACAAAAACAAATAATAACAATTCTGAAATAAAAACAAATCGCACAGTTGTTTTACTTGTTAACGGCTATGGAGGATTAGGATTATATTCTCTTTTTAAAACTCTTAACGACTTTAATGGTAACTATCAAAATATAGTATTTGTAGAAGTTGGTATTATGAATTCGTCAAGATTCAAAGGTTTTGAACAAATAGACAAACTAAAAGAGAATATTGAAATAGACATGAAAAAATACATTTACGTAGCTGAAAAGCTCGGTTTACATGGCGATAGTTATTATGCAATTGGTACAGATGTAGTCGAAGAAATCGATAAATTAATTCCTGTTATATCTGAAAAATATCCTAATCCTGTTTTTGTAGGTGGACAACTTATTTTTGAAGGCAATACCTTTTTTAACAAATTGCTCCATAATTATACAATTTTTGCAATTCAAAGAAATTTATACAAACATGGTATAACAACAATTGTTATTCCTATTCCAATGAAGATTTCAGAACTAATGGCAGTATTGCCCAACGAGTCTAATTATTAA
- the wtpA gene encoding tungstate ABC transporter substrate-binding protein WtpA, which yields MKKITNVLLVLLSLLFISANIKNTKQVKLNNTSLTGDLIIFHAGSLSVPMKEITTAFKKENPDVNIMMEAAGSVECARKITELKKPCDIMASADYTVIDKMLIPNFADWNIKFASNEMAIVYTDKSKRGKEITKNNWYKIMLDKNVQIGRADPNADPCGYRSVLVSKLAEKYYKQSGMAEQLLKKDENNIRPKETDLLALLETGNVDYIFLYRSVAEQHKLKYLLLPDEINLKNSTFSELYSSVSVEINGKTPTEKITQKGEPMVYGITIPKNAPNQAVAMAFLKFMLTKTKGMAILQKLGQPSVIPSPTKSFDKIPSELKAFASKQK from the coding sequence ATGAAAAAAATAACTAATGTTTTATTGGTGCTTTTGTCGCTTTTATTTATAAGCGCAAATATTAAAAACACAAAACAAGTTAAGTTAAACAATACGTCTTTAACTGGTGATTTAATTATTTTTCATGCCGGTAGCTTATCTGTACCCATGAAAGAAATTACAACAGCTTTTAAAAAGGAAAACCCAGATGTTAATATTATGATGGAAGCTGCCGGAAGTGTTGAATGTGCACGAAAAATTACCGAGTTAAAAAAACCATGTGATATAATGGCTTCAGCTGACTATACTGTAATTGATAAAATGTTAATCCCAAATTTTGCCGATTGGAATATAAAATTTGCATCAAACGAAATGGCAATTGTATATACCGATAAATCAAAAAGAGGTAAAGAAATCACTAAGAATAACTGGTATAAAATTATGCTTGATAAAAATGTTCAGATCGGTCGCGCCGACCCAAATGCCGACCCATGTGGATATAGATCAGTACTAGTGTCCAAATTGGCTGAAAAATACTACAAACAAAGCGGAATGGCAGAACAATTGTTAAAAAAAGATGAAAATAATATAAGACCAAAAGAAACAGATTTACTTGCATTACTAGAAACAGGAAATGTTGATTATATCTTTCTTTATCGCTCGGTTGCAGAACAGCATAAATTAAAATACCTGTTACTTCCTGATGAAATTAATTTAAAAAATTCAACATTTTCTGAATTGTATAGCTCCGTTTCTGTTGAAATAAACGGAAAAACTCCAACTGAAAAGATTACTCAAAAAGGAGAACCTATGGTATATGGTATTACTATCCCAAAAAATGCTCCTAACCAAGCTGTAGCAATGGCATTTTTAAAATTTATGCTCACTAAAACTAAAGGTATGGCGATATTACAGAAACTTGGACAACCATCAGTAATACCATCGCCAACAAAAAGTTTCGACAAAATTCCTTCTGAATTGAAAGCATTTGCTTCAAAACAAAAATAA
- a CDS encoding response regulator transcription factor, with protein MKKIQVILVDDHQLIRDGIKSLLQDAQQIEVINEASSASELFQLLKNQIPDILILDVSLPGMSGIEITKVIQKEYPTIRVMILSMYIGEDFIFNALKAGARGYLHKNINSYELITAIEEINKGNEYFSTQVSDIILKSFVKKAHTGVKQGEEKEETLTSRELEILKLVAEGFSNPEIAERLVISVRTVESHKTHIMQKLLLNTIADLVKFAIRNNIIEL; from the coding sequence ATGAAAAAAATACAAGTAATATTAGTTGACGATCATCAGCTTATTCGCGATGGAATAAAATCGCTTTTGCAGGATGCTCAACAAATTGAAGTGATAAACGAAGCTTCATCTGCTTCAGAATTATTTCAGCTTTTAAAAAATCAAATACCGGATATTCTAATTCTTGATGTTTCACTTCCGGGAATGTCTGGTATTGAAATAACAAAAGTCATACAAAAAGAATATCCTACTATTAGAGTAATGATTTTATCAATGTATATTGGCGAAGATTTTATTTTTAACGCTCTAAAAGCAGGCGCACGAGGATATTTACATAAAAATATAAACAGCTACGAATTAATTACAGCCATTGAAGAAATAAATAAAGGAAATGAATATTTCAGCACACAGGTTTCTGATATCATTCTAAAAAGTTTTGTAAAAAAAGCACATACTGGTGTTAAGCAAGGAGAAGAAAAAGAAGAAACCCTAACTTCTCGCGAACTAGAGATCTTAAAGCTTGTTGCTGAAGGTTTTTCCAACCCGGAAATTGCAGAAAGGCTTGTTATTTCTGTAAGAACAGTTGAATCTCACAAAACACATATTATGCAAAAGCTGCTTCTTAACACTATTGCCGACTTAGTAAAATTTGCTATTCGCAATAATATCATTGAGTTATAG
- a CDS encoding sensor histidine kinase, whose translation MQRFISIREKLVLFFILLGIVSIGVTSYLSYSNARSAILSRTFDQLTSLRIEKKKQIELFFNERKKDLFLLVQNENLNSFSFNNMHSSFISDSTTFSKHAQKILSSSVYSGIYIFYPATNSIKFLPLTNTPTDQSNLLSANSLLSIISKDSFNNKISISDYNNITKQMSSNSFFVKTYIPQNDFWIILPVKIDAINKIMYENNPYNGLGKTGETYLVGSDSLMRSTSRFKKNSVYKIKVNSLSVQNAFKGITNTIIIKDYRNIKVISSFDRINSEGLNWAILAEMDWDEVLIPVYRFRNNILFVTIIISGLFILISYIVSLGITRAIIKLNSAVSEVGKGNFNVNLEISTNDEIGELTRSFNKMASQLKHSSKQLAEERINRTRSMIDGQEIERLRLSRELHDGLGQQMIGLRLKIESLATRCEGNTGIIAAEVGKLMDKTIEEVRRMSNDLMPAVLQEFGVANAIRNLCDQITDVSAIKINIQISGNYDLLAPKEKTYLFRIVQEALNNIVKHAKATDIVLQLSQNNSIVLLEVSDNGKGCNFDNKNNDSHNGINNMKERASLLNGNLNIESFPGMGTKIVLTFPLTDEKNTSNIS comes from the coding sequence GTGCAACGATTTATCTCCATTCGCGAAAAACTTGTACTCTTCTTTATTTTATTAGGAATTGTATCAATTGGTGTAACCAGCTATCTTTCATATTCAAATGCAAGATCTGCAATCTTAAGTAGGACTTTCGATCAATTAACTTCCTTAAGAATTGAAAAGAAAAAACAAATTGAGCTTTTTTTTAATGAACGTAAAAAAGATTTATTCTTATTAGTCCAGAATGAAAACTTAAATTCATTCTCATTTAACAATATGCATAGTTCTTTCATTTCTGACTCAACAACATTTTCAAAACATGCACAAAAAATTCTTAGTAGTTCGGTATATTCCGGTATTTATATTTTTTATCCTGCAACAAACTCTATAAAATTCCTGCCTTTAACAAATACCCCAACCGATCAATCAAACTTATTATCTGCCAATTCCTTGCTTTCAATTATTTCAAAAGATTCTTTTAATAATAAAATCTCTATCTCTGATTATAACAACATAACAAAGCAGATGAGTTCTAATTCCTTTTTTGTAAAAACATATATTCCTCAAAATGATTTTTGGATTATTCTTCCTGTTAAAATTGATGCAATAAATAAAATAATGTATGAAAATAATCCTTATAATGGTTTAGGTAAAACAGGCGAGACATATTTAGTTGGTAGCGATTCATTAATGCGTAGTACTTCCAGATTTAAAAAAAACAGTGTATATAAAATTAAAGTAAATTCTTTAAGTGTACAGAATGCGTTTAAGGGAATTACAAATACTATTATTATAAAAGATTACAGAAATATTAAAGTAATCAGCTCCTTTGACAGAATAAATTCAGAAGGATTAAACTGGGCAATTTTAGCAGAAATGGATTGGGATGAAGTGCTAATTCCGGTGTATCGATTCAGAAATAACATTCTGTTTGTAACAATTATTATTTCGGGATTATTTATACTTATTTCGTACATTGTTTCATTAGGAATTACAAGAGCTATAATAAAATTAAACAGCGCAGTATCGGAAGTGGGAAAAGGAAATTTTAATGTTAATCTTGAAATAAGTACTAATGACGAAATTGGAGAACTAACACGCTCTTTTAACAAAATGGCCAGCCAGCTAAAACATAGTTCTAAACAACTTGCAGAAGAACGAATAAACAGAACCCGTTCTATGATTGACGGACAGGAAATAGAACGATTAAGACTTTCACGTGAATTGCATGACGGACTTGGACAACAAATGATAGGATTAAGATTAAAAATAGAAAGTCTTGCAACTCGATGTGAAGGAAACACTGGAATTATTGCTGCAGAGGTTGGCAAACTTATGGATAAAACCATTGAAGAAGTCAGACGAATGTCGAACGACTTAATGCCAGCAGTTCTGCAGGAATTTGGAGTTGCAAATGCTATTAGAAATTTATGCGACCAGATAACCGATGTGTCAGCTATAAAAATAAATATACAAATATCCGGAAATTACGATTTATTAGCCCCAAAAGAAAAAACGTATCTTTTTAGAATTGTTCAGGAAGCACTTAATAATATAGTAAAACACGCCAAAGCAACAGATATTGTTTTACAATTATCTCAAAATAATTCAATTGTTTTACTTGAGGTATCAGATAATGGAAAAGGATGTAACTTTGACAATAAAAATAATGATTCTCATAACGGTATTAACAATATGAAAGAAAGAGCCAGTTTGTTAAACGGCAATCTTAATATTGAGTCATTTCCAGGCATGGGAACAAAGATAGTATTAACTTTTCCTCTTACTGATGAAAAAAATACAAGTAATATTAGTTGA